The segment TAAATCGCTTCCACCGGGCAGACCGGTTCACATGCCCCGCATTCAATGCAGGTATCCGGATCGATGTAATACATCACTTCATCCCCATGGATGCAGTCCACCGGGCAGACTTCCACGCATTCAGCCGCTTTTTCGTCCTTACAGGCAGAAGTGATTACAAAGGCCAAAATGAATTGCCTCCTTTTGATGATTCAACGTAGTTGATTTACTGTGTGGGATGTTCCGGATTCTCCCTGGGGAGAGGGTGCCACCGTGGATCATCTGAGAGCCGGAGGAAAAAGTTCCCGACCTTGTTATTCCCCACCAACCCCCGATTCACCCGGTTGCCGCCTCCCCGTCTGGATCTGAGCGCCATTGCATCAGAACCAGGGAGGAAAGGAGAAATCCGGCTCCGACCCATCCTGCAAGGGTCAGCCGCTCCCCGAGCAGGAGGAGGGCGAGCAAAGCCGCGGTCAAAGGTTCCAACAGGGCAACCACCGATGCCCGGGTCGCCGTCGACCGGCGCAATCCGTGCATATAGAAGAGATAAGCAACGGCTGTGGGTACGGCACCCAGATAGCAGAGGAGCAACCACGCCTCCACCGAGGGCTCCGGCAACCGGATCACCGGTGACAACAGCAACGCCCCCAGACTGAAGACAACCGCCAACACCCGGAAGGGGGGAGCATCCGCCAGCAGATGCTTTCCAATTAAAGTATAACCCCCATAACAGAAAGCCGCAAACAGAGCCAGCGCATTGCCGGTGGTCAGACGGGGATCGGTCAGCCCCGCCAGACCTTCCGCTCCGATCAGCAGCACCGTTCCCGCCAGCCCCACCGCCAGAGCGACGAGAGTGGAGACGCCCAGCTGTTCCTTCAACAGGGCCCGGGCCAGGATGGCCACCACCAGGGGGGCTGTACAGACCGTCAACATCGTGGCCGTCGACACCAGTGTTCGATCCACAGCGGAAAAATAGCCCACTTGGTAGCCGGCCACAGCCAAGCCGAACACCATCAGCCAGCCCCACTTCCCCCGACGCAAAGCCCGCCCCTTCCAGCCTTTGCTTTCCCACATCGCCGCCACCATGAGCACGGGAACGCTGATGGCGAGACGCCAGGCACCGATCACCAACGGATCCATCCCGTGGCGCGTGATCAGCACCTTTCCCGCCAACCCCGCCGTTCCCCACAGAAACGCTCCCAGACAGATCCATCCCAATCCATGTCGCATCCCGATCCCTCCCTGTTGATCCGGACGGGATGCGCGAATCCTCCATTCAAGCCTTGAGGTCCCGCTCCGCCCGTTTTCAGTCTCCGTACAAGTTTGTCGGGATTCGGCAGGGCGGGGGAAGTACATTCTTCAGAAGAATCGCCGCTCACCTCCTTTTACAGGAGCAATCGTCTTTCCAATCCAGTTCCAATTGTACCAAAGTTCAGACCCCGGTGCGAGAGGGGACATGACTTCCTCATAAACCGCCGCCCCTTTCACTTCTCCTCATAAATTCATAAACAATCCTCTTCCTTGTTGTACAAATAGATCAGCCGCAATTCAGGCTTTACGCCTTCCTGCGGCTGTAGAAGGGAGTAGCATTTCTTCTTTCTGTAATTGATCAGCTCCCCATGAAAGGTCGGTTTTTGCGCTCACGCCGATGAGTCCCGACGGATGAAATGAAGCCAGCCGCCGATCCCGGCGACGAGGAAGCCGGTCACAATGACCGAGACCAGGGTTTCTGTGTCAACATCCAAGTATCCATTCCCCGTCGGCATCATCGCCAGCAGCGGTTGCGCCCAGGGATAAAGAGGGCCAAATTCCTTCGACTGGGCGGCCAAAATCGTCGGCAGAGACAGCGCAATGTTGATCGCCAGGGGAACCCCGAAGCTCCTCCATATAAAGGAGACCCACAACTGCAGAGCCGCCAGAGGCAGCACCGCCACCCAGCCGGCAAAAGCGCTCTTGAACAGTATTCCCCAGGAAACGGTGTCTTGGAGGCCGTTCCACCAGATGCCCATCATATAGAAAAAAAGTAGAATCACCTGGCTGGCAGCAGCAAATCCCGCCAGCAAAAAAGCCTTGGCCAGATATACCTGAGTACGGGAGACCGGCTGGACCAACAGATGCTTCCACCCGCCACCCACATGCTCATAACGGCAGATCAGGGCGGCAAACACCCCGGTCAAGACGGGATAAAACATCCAACCGTATTGCTGAACGGTCATGGAGTACATCCATAGCCAGTCCTCCACCCCGGAGGCATTTATCTCCAGGGTCTGACTTCCAACCCAAACGGCCAGGAACGGTCCCGGCAACAACAGGATCCACAGCAGCCACTTTTGCAGCTTCAACCACTCTCCCGCAAGCAAGCGGAGCAGTTCTTTCATCCGGCCTCCACCTCCCGCCGGGAAAAATGCAGCCCGCCCAGGAGCAGGAGGAGAATACCCACTCCGATCCCCACCGGCACCCAAACCTCCGGGTTGTTCCCCTCCCGGGCAATCCGGGCCGGAATCGAATTCCCCGGATAAGCCCAGGGCATCCAAGCGGGAAGCATCCTGTTGAACAAAGAACCGACCACGCCGATGAACACCGGGAGCGCCTGATTGCGGATCACCACCGACAGCCACAGCTGCAACATCGCCACCGGCAACACCGCCAACACCGGATAAAGTCCGCCTTTCAGAAAAGAGGCCCAGGGAACCTCCTTCCCCAGTTCAAACCAGGTCCACAACAAGGCAAAAGCCGGCACCATCAAGATCCCTGCAAGCAGCAACCAACCGGTCATTTGAATCCCCTTGCCCAGATAGATCCGAAAACGGGACAGAGGCAAGGTCATGAGGTGTTTCCAGGCGGAAGCCTGATGTTCCACCCCCACCATCAAGGAAGCCAGCAACGTCGAGCCCAGGAGCATTGCCAGAGGAAGTAAAGCGGAAACCTCCTTCACCAAGATCACCCAACTGTCAAGCGGTTGTTGCAGGAGATAGTCCCGGCGCAGTCCGAAATCCACCAGCATGGACAGGAGGATCCCCGCCGGACCCAGTAACACCAGCACCGGCAACCAGGTACGCTTCATCTTCAACCTTTCCGCGGCCAGAATCCGGAGCATCAGAGGCTCTCCCCCTTCCCGGTCAATCCGAGGAACAGCTCCTCCAGGGATGGCTTCACTTCCTCCACCCGGTAGACGGAAAACCGATCCATCACCAGATTTTCCACCACCCGGGACGTCGCCTCCCGGTTCAGTCCTTCGATCCAGAGGTCTCCCTCTTCCCGTGAAACCTGCCACCCCTGTTCCCGCAAGAGACGCTGGGCCTCTGCCGGATCCCCCACACCGAAGCGGACACGGGGCCGGCTTTGTTTCCGGAGCTCCGCGATCGGCCCCTGAAAGATCAGTTTCCCTTGTTGGATGATCCCCACCTGTGTGGCCATCTGTTCCACTTCACTCAACAAATGACTGGAGACCAACACCGAGACATCCTGCAGGCGGGGCAGCTCGACGATAAACTCCCGGACTTCCTGGATGCCCGCGGGGTCCAGTCCGTTGGTGGGCTCGTCGAGGATCAACAGATCCGGCTCCCCGAGGAGGGCTGAGGCGATTCCCAACCGTTGTTTCATGCCGAGGGAGTATTGTTTCACCTTTTTATCCGCCGCCTGACGCAGACGCACCCGGTCCAGCACCTCATCGATGCGCCGCTTGGGTGCCCCCAGGAGCCGCCGGGTCACCTCCAGGTTCTCCCGTCCTGTGAGATGACCATAGTAAGAGGGGGATTCCACCAGGGCTCCCACCCGGCGCAGGATCTGTATTCGGTTCTTTGCCAAAGGTTGCCCAAACATTTCAATCTCTCCCGAGGTGGGGCGGATCAACCCCAGGAGCATTCGGATCGTCGTTGTTTTTCCCGCTCCGTTGGGACCGAGGAAACCGTACACCTCCCCCCGCTTCACCTTCAGATCGAGCCCGTCCACCACGGTCTGCGTCCCGTAACGGCGGGTCAGTCGGACCGTTTGCACCAATGTTTCCGACATTGTTTCCACCTCCTCCACTATCGTAGCCGGAAGAGATGAAAGCTTCCGAAACACCACCTGAACGGCACCTTAACTTTTCGGGGGCAGAAGCACCTCCACCCGGGTGCCGGATCCCGGTTGACTCTCCACCCGGATCTTTCCTCCGTGGGTTCCCACCAATTGCTTGGCGATGGCCATTCCCAGACCTGTCCCTTGTTCCGGGCCGGTGGGAGTTCCCCTGTAGTATCGGTCAAAAAGCCGGGCGACGCTTTCCGCATCCATCCCCAGTCCGTCATCTTCCACACGGAACAACAGCCCGGGGTAAGAAAGCCCCTCTTTCTCTCCCCGGATCTCCAACGTGAGTCGGATCCGGGTCCCCGGTGGATTGTGGATGGCCGCATTGGCGATCAAGTTATCCAGCGCCCGCTTAAACCAAGCAGCATCCAGGGGATATGTCACCCTCTCTTCGGGAACGTCCAACTCGATTTCACGGTTTTCAAACCGGGGATTGTTTGCCAGGTCGATCGCTGACCGCCGGAGCAACTCCGCTGCATCCACCGGTCGGATCTGCAGCGGCAGAGCCTCGTTTTTCAATCGGAAGGTGAGGCTCAAATCCTCCAACAGCTGTTCCATGTAATCCGACTTCTCTTGGATGTGTCCGGCAAATTGCCGCACTTCCGCTTCCGACCACTGAAACCGGTCCGTTGCCAGCAGATCGGCATATCCTTTGATACTGGAGAGGGGCGTCTTCAGATCGTGGGAAACTCCGGTGATCCATTCCTCCCGGGACTTCTCCAGACGGGCCCGTGCTTCCTCAGCCTGTTTCAGGGAGCCGGTCAAAGAATCCAGAGACTGGATCACTTCCCGGTATACCCGGTAGGGTCTGCGCAGCTTCCCCTCCCCGGACCGGCTGACGGGACAGCCCCGTTTATCCTTCGGCTCCTGTAACTTCCCGTGGGACAGGTTTTTAAGCCAGTTCATCATATGAAGAATCGGTGAGCCCAACCGGTGGCCGAAGAGGAAGGCGATGATCACCGTCACCAACGCCCAGAGCAA is part of the Kroppenstedtia eburnea genome and harbors:
- a CDS encoding sensor histidine kinase — protein: MTLKARLTWRFLLWLFLFLGGMFLLYFLVIITLFGINFPGGENPYIGDILRNMKKATVVEGERVRLSEEGIRELERLSAWLQILDDRGEEVYRRGSPPGLPRRYSPGSLKEAVASQPELHTWHGSVKGKKFTWILGMEKNSLIRRAAETAVIRGNRIQLPDPVREEIRRNGGWLQVLDETGREVGSYRRPAFQPDRLTAGEVSEALSQRGRSGYRFHYWHDRRDGRDWTWLFAEPAEEEEPQQEAYNRMMLTYFLLWALVTVIIAFLFGHRLGSPILHMMNWLKNLSHGKLQEPKDKRGCPVSRSGEGKLRRPYRVYREVIQSLDSLTGSLKQAEEARARLEKSREEWITGVSHDLKTPLSSIKGYADLLATDRFQWSEAEVRQFAGHIQEKSDYMEQLLEDLSLTFRLKNEALPLQIRPVDAAELLRRSAIDLANNPRFENREIELDVPEERVTYPLDAAWFKRALDNLIANAAIHNPPGTRIRLTLEIRGEKEGLSYPGLLFRVEDDGLGMDAESVARLFDRYYRGTPTGPEQGTGLGMAIAKQLVGTHGGKIRVESQPGSGTRVEVLLPPKS
- a CDS encoding indolepyruvate ferredoxin oxidoreductase subunit alpha, producing the protein MAFVITSACKDEKAAECVEVCPVDCIHGDEVMYYIDPDTCIECGACEPVCPVEAIYEEDMVPEEEKEYIQINANFFK
- a CDS encoding ABC transporter permease, yielding MKELLRLLAGEWLKLQKWLLWILLLPGPFLAVWVGSQTLEINASGVEDWLWMYSMTVQQYGWMFYPVLTGVFAALICRYEHVGGGWKHLLVQPVSRTQVYLAKAFLLAGFAAASQVILLFFYMMGIWWNGLQDTVSWGILFKSAFAGWVAVLPLAALQLWVSFIWRSFGVPLAINIALSLPTILAAQSKEFGPLYPWAQPLLAMMPTGNGYLDVDTETLVSVIVTGFLVAGIGGWLHFIRRDSSA
- a CDS encoding ABC transporter permease → MLRILAAERLKMKRTWLPVLVLLGPAGILLSMLVDFGLRRDYLLQQPLDSWVILVKEVSALLPLAMLLGSTLLASLMVGVEHQASAWKHLMTLPLSRFRIYLGKGIQMTGWLLLAGILMVPAFALLWTWFELGKEVPWASFLKGGLYPVLAVLPVAMLQLWLSVVIRNQALPVFIGVVGSLFNRMLPAWMPWAYPGNSIPARIAREGNNPEVWVPVGIGVGILLLLLGGLHFSRREVEAG
- a CDS encoding DMT family transporter; protein product: MRHGLGWICLGAFLWGTAGLAGKVLITRHGMDPLVIGAWRLAISVPVLMVAAMWESKGWKGRALRRGKWGWLMVFGLAVAGYQVGYFSAVDRTLVSTATMLTVCTAPLVVAILARALLKEQLGVSTLVALAVGLAGTVLLIGAEGLAGLTDPRLTTGNALALFAAFCYGGYTLIGKHLLADAPPFRVLAVVFSLGALLLSPVIRLPEPSVEAWLLLCYLGAVPTAVAYLFYMHGLRRSTATRASVVALLEPLTAALLALLLLGERLTLAGWVGAGFLLSSLVLMQWRSDPDGEAATG
- a CDS encoding ABC transporter ATP-binding protein; this encodes MSETLVQTVRLTRRYGTQTVVDGLDLKVKRGEVYGFLGPNGAGKTTTIRMLLGLIRPTSGEIEMFGQPLAKNRIQILRRVGALVESPSYYGHLTGRENLEVTRRLLGAPKRRIDEVLDRVRLRQAADKKVKQYSLGMKQRLGIASALLGEPDLLILDEPTNGLDPAGIQEVREFIVELPRLQDVSVLVSSHLLSEVEQMATQVGIIQQGKLIFQGPIAELRKQSRPRVRFGVGDPAEAQRLLREQGWQVSREEGDLWIEGLNREATSRVVENLVMDRFSVYRVEEVKPSLEELFLGLTGKGESL